One Oceanicoccus sagamiensis genomic region harbors:
- a CDS encoding TolC family outer membrane protein produces the protein MFNALKYTLVLPLAFAGSHLQAENLLEILDKALLSDPTFLGAGYERDALSERYIQARSRLLPNLSISYEEKETDQDIKESDNNVFGSGSSNYDTTTSTLTLSQSIFDYEYWMRFNQSKVTSQRSLLQFDQASQDLLLRVSQAYFEQIKAREQLNAIGAEKEALFGHLNYAQKSAKSGIGRMTDVDEADARYLAAVAREVEYQKLYDDARYNLMEIIGGLSGPLAAIREEAPQDMPSPASSSEWITRGISNNPDVAVAEKILEEARYEIKAQKAGHYPSLMLEFNAYDQDTDGSLYGGGSRVETEDIILRLEMPLYEGGVVSSRSKEAAQMMYKAQEDVYLIKRDVKNEVQSSFHGVVANIAQTKALKRALTAQENVLKSKQKGLQSGLYNMMAVLDAEQDLAKARQAYIAVRNDYAINYVRLKRATGVLVADDLATVNGWLEPSL, from the coding sequence ATGTTTAATGCTTTAAAATATACCCTGGTATTACCCCTGGCTTTTGCGGGTAGTCATCTACAGGCTGAAAACCTGCTTGAAATTCTGGATAAGGCTTTGCTTTCGGACCCAACCTTTTTAGGGGCGGGTTATGAGCGCGATGCATTGTCTGAGCGCTATATTCAGGCCAGGTCCCGTTTATTACCCAATCTTTCCATATCCTATGAAGAAAAAGAAACTGATCAGGATATTAAAGAGTCAGATAATAATGTCTTTGGCTCTGGTAGTTCTAATTATGATACGACCACCAGCACGCTGACCTTATCCCAGTCTATTTTCGACTACGAATACTGGATGCGCTTTAATCAGTCCAAGGTGACTTCCCAGCGCTCTTTGCTGCAATTTGATCAGGCCAGCCAGGATTTATTGCTGCGTGTGTCGCAAGCTTATTTCGAACAGATTAAAGCCCGTGAACAACTTAATGCCATTGGTGCAGAGAAAGAGGCACTGTTTGGCCACCTGAACTATGCACAAAAAAGTGCCAAGTCCGGTATTGGCCGCATGACTGATGTGGATGAAGCGGATGCTCGCTATTTGGCGGCTGTAGCCAGAGAAGTGGAATACCAAAAACTCTACGATGATGCCCGCTATAATTTGATGGAAATTATTGGTGGTTTGTCTGGCCCTCTGGCAGCAATTAGAGAAGAGGCGCCACAAGATATGCCCAGCCCGGCAAGTTCATCTGAGTGGATTACCCGGGGTATTAGTAATAACCCGGATGTAGCTGTGGCTGAAAAAATTCTTGAAGAGGCGCGTTATGAAATTAAAGCGCAAAAAGCCGGACACTACCCCTCGCTGATGTTGGAGTTCAATGCTTACGATCAGGATACCGATGGCTCGCTCTACGGTGGTGGTAGCCGCGTAGAAACAGAAGATATTATTCTTCGTTTGGAGATGCCTCTCTATGAAGGTGGAGTTGTATCATCGCGCAGCAAAGAGGCTGCCCAGATGATGTATAAGGCACAAGAAGATGTATATCTCATCAAGCGTGATGTTAAAAATGAAGTGCAGTCGTCGTTCCATGGTGTGGTGGCTAATATTGCCCAAACCAAAGCCTTAAAGCGTGCACTAACAGCACAAGAGAATGTATTAAAGAGCAAGCAAAAAGGTTTGCAGTCGGGTTTGTATAATATGATGGCGGTACTCGACGCAGAGCAAGATCTGGCTAAAGCTCGCCAGGCTTATATTGCTGTACGCAATGATTATGCGATTAATTATGTGCGGTTAAAACGCGCTACCGGCGTGTTGGTTGCAGATGATTTGGCCACAGTCAATGGCTGGCTGGAACCCTCGTTGTAA
- a CDS encoding PqqD family protein, which produces MVDSLFSPSWYRVADLVPRLRSHVEIHRHEYRDRIWYILQDHVSGRSQRFSPAVYKFIGLMDGTRTVQQLWDAVTEEAGDQAPAQDEVIRLLGQLHSADALITDATPIVVNYSGATSAKSAAQLSNDCGPRWQFVSRCLTQINF; this is translated from the coding sequence ATGGTGGACTCACTTTTTAGCCCGTCCTGGTATCGTGTCGCTGATCTGGTTCCCCGGTTACGCAGCCATGTAGAAATACATCGCCATGAATACCGCGACCGTATCTGGTATATCCTGCAAGATCATGTCTCGGGCCGCTCCCAGCGCTTTAGCCCCGCCGTTTATAAATTTATCGGTTTGATGGATGGCACGCGAACGGTGCAGCAATTATGGGATGCCGTGACGGAAGAGGCCGGCGATCAGGCTCCCGCGCAAGATGAAGTGATTCGCTTGCTGGGCCAGTTACATAGCGCCGATGCATTGATTACCGATGCAACCCCGATAGTCGTGAATTATTCCGGCGCTACCAGCGCCAAAAGCGCAGCACAATTAAGCAACGATTGTGGACCCCGCTGGCAATTCGTATCCCGCTGTTTGACCCAGATAAATTTCTAG
- a CDS encoding peptidase M50 — MWTPLAIRIPLFDPDKFLERTLPIARVFLNRFTVVVWLAVVITAAVLAMVNWSELTENVVDRALTAENIILLWLIYPVVKALHELGHAYLAKMYGGEVHEIGVMFLVLMPVPYVDVSSISGFRDKRKRMAVGAAGIAVEMFLGSLALFVWLTVESGAAHAIAYNVILISGVSTLLFNGNPLLRFDGYYVFSDAIEIPNLGARSTQYLGYLIQRYPLGINDAESPATSNWERGWFVGYGIAAFLYRIYIMFVIVIYIGGRFFAVGVILASWAVITQAIIPIGKSMKFMFNSPKLRSGRRRANSVAAVFVAAVIFLLFLMPAPYWTKVEGVTWPSDKSQVRADTNGFVVELLVEERSWVKAGQPIIRTRDPFVSSRVKTLEARKKQTELQLRAAQTVDLVEAGIIREELAVINEDLNRAKERVESLLIRSTRDGLFIVPEAQDFPGRFVQQGDLVAFVINPEDHAVVRAVVSQDDIGLVREGVSKVDIIPASWQGQSYPASMVREVFGGTNQLPTAALGLSGGGEFAISPSDSNGRTTLEPVFEIEIELPDEARTEYLGARVYVRLDHGYRPLGLQAWRSLRQLFLRQFGV, encoded by the coding sequence TTGTGGACCCCGCTGGCAATTCGTATCCCGCTGTTTGACCCAGATAAATTTCTAGAACGAACCCTGCCCATAGCCAGGGTATTCCTGAACCGGTTTACGGTGGTGGTGTGGTTGGCGGTGGTGATTACTGCCGCAGTGTTGGCCATGGTGAACTGGTCTGAGTTAACCGAAAACGTGGTTGATCGTGCCTTAACCGCCGAAAATATTATTCTGCTATGGCTGATCTACCCGGTAGTCAAAGCACTACATGAGTTGGGGCATGCCTATCTGGCCAAGATGTATGGCGGTGAGGTCCATGAGATTGGCGTGATGTTTTTGGTATTGATGCCGGTGCCTTATGTGGATGTAAGCTCTATTTCGGGCTTTCGCGATAAGCGTAAGCGCATGGCGGTTGGTGCTGCCGGTATCGCCGTTGAAATGTTTCTTGGCTCGCTAGCTTTATTTGTTTGGTTAACCGTGGAAAGCGGCGCAGCCCATGCCATTGCCTATAACGTTATTTTGATCAGTGGCGTATCAACGCTGCTATTTAACGGCAACCCCTTGCTGCGCTTTGATGGCTATTATGTATTTTCCGATGCGATAGAAATTCCCAATCTGGGAGCCCGCTCAACTCAGTATCTGGGTTATTTAATCCAGCGTTATCCGCTGGGTATCAATGATGCTGAATCTCCGGCAACCAGTAACTGGGAACGAGGTTGGTTTGTCGGTTATGGCATAGCGGCGTTTCTATATCGTATCTATATTATGTTTGTCATTGTGATCTATATCGGCGGCCGTTTTTTTGCCGTTGGTGTGATTCTGGCATCCTGGGCGGTGATTACCCAGGCAATTATCCCGATAGGCAAGTCTATGAAATTTATGTTTAACAGTCCCAAGCTCAGGTCAGGTCGGCGCCGTGCCAATAGTGTGGCGGCGGTTTTTGTTGCGGCAGTGATCTTTTTGCTGTTTTTAATGCCGGCACCTTACTGGACCAAAGTGGAAGGGGTGACCTGGCCTTCGGACAAATCTCAGGTTCGTGCTGATACCAATGGTTTTGTGGTGGAGTTATTAGTTGAGGAGCGAAGCTGGGTCAAAGCAGGTCAGCCAATTATTCGTACCCGTGATCCCTTTGTTTCATCCAGGGTAAAAACCCTGGAAGCCAGAAAGAAGCAAACTGAATTACAGTTAAGAGCGGCACAAACTGTCGATCTGGTTGAGGCCGGTATTATCCGTGAAGAATTGGCGGTGATTAATGAAGACCTTAACCGAGCTAAAGAGCGGGTTGAGTCACTGTTGATTAGAAGCACCCGTGATGGCTTATTTATTGTGCCCGAAGCTCAGGATTTCCCTGGCCGCTTTGTTCAGCAGGGTGATCTGGTCGCCTTTGTGATTAATCCGGAGGATCATGCAGTGGTAAGGGCTGTGGTCTCACAGGATGATATTGGTTTGGTTCGAGAGGGGGTCAGCAAGGTTGATATTATCCCGGCCTCCTGGCAAGGGCAGTCATATCCGGCATCTATGGTCAGAGAAGTATTTGGTGGTACCAACCAATTACCGACCGCAGCGCTGGGTTTGTCAGGTGGTGGTGAGTTTGCAATATCTCCTTCAGATAGCAATGGTCGTACCACCCTTGAACCGGTCTTTGAGATTGAAATTGAATTACCTGATGAGGCTCGGACAGAATATCTTGGCGCCAGGGTTTATGTCCGCCTTGACCATGGCTACCGCCCATTGGGCCTTCAGGCCTGGCGCAGTTTAAGGCAGCTATTCCTGAGGCAATTTGGTGTTTAG
- a CDS encoding HlyD family efflux transporter periplasmic adaptor subunit, with translation MADELGPDSSDDAPVVTAPASADEQWSTLKDSYDPKSFSAAWLQVQSQLIGDEALTAAVVFGTPDQGPFEPTALWPAGSLGSPMLIAAVQEVISQREPVVKHAKRTAEDKSPKTHAVASPLIVDGQICGAVAFEVSHVNEQRLEEIASQLAWGAGWLEVNIRRNKFTSSDRLVTVLELVATSLHHQQFIAAATAVATELATLLGCERAAIGFLKGQHTQLYALSHTATVGKKANLVRSIEAVMDESIDQHATIVYPPNDPDSIQVTRAHEALAKEEGSGVLCTIPLTEGDKFLGALVLERPEGEPFDKATVELCEHAASLIGPLLEAKRKDDRWIGQKVGESAGAQLRKLYGPKHMGLKFAASLLLLVVLFFSFAEGDYRVTADARLEGTIQRSIAVPVAGYIVDAQARAGDIVKQGDLLFSLDDRDLRLERLKWKGQKLKSQREYSEAQADYDRAKAQIITAQISQADAEIALLDEQLDRIRVVAPFDSFIVSGDLSQSLGAPVERGDVLFEVAPLDSYRVILEVDERDIAELAEQQTGKLVLSSAPEDVLMVTVKKITPLSSAEEGRNYFRVEASLDSDVTPLFRPGMEGVAKIEIEQRKLIWIWTYKITHWIRMFFWSWWP, from the coding sequence GTGGCAGATGAACTTGGGCCAGATAGTAGTGATGACGCTCCCGTTGTCACAGCGCCGGCCAGTGCTGATGAGCAGTGGTCAACCCTTAAGGATTCTTACGATCCCAAATCCTTTTCCGCGGCCTGGTTGCAGGTACAGTCACAGTTAATTGGTGATGAGGCTTTAACGGCGGCGGTAGTTTTTGGTACGCCGGACCAGGGGCCCTTTGAGCCCACGGCATTATGGCCCGCCGGTTCACTGGGTTCGCCCATGCTGATAGCGGCAGTGCAGGAAGTCATTAGCCAGCGCGAGCCAGTAGTAAAGCACGCCAAAAGGACCGCTGAAGATAAATCCCCCAAAACGCATGCCGTGGCTTCCCCATTGATTGTTGACGGCCAGATTTGCGGTGCCGTAGCCTTTGAAGTCTCTCATGTTAATGAACAGCGTTTAGAGGAAATTGCCAGTCAATTGGCCTGGGGAGCAGGTTGGCTGGAGGTCAATATACGTCGCAATAAATTTACCTCTTCAGATCGTTTGGTGACGGTGCTGGAGTTGGTTGCGACCAGTTTGCACCATCAACAGTTTATTGCTGCCGCCACTGCCGTTGCTACAGAACTGGCAACCCTGTTGGGATGTGAGCGGGCAGCTATCGGTTTTTTAAAGGGCCAGCATACCCAGCTTTATGCCTTATCTCATACCGCCACGGTGGGTAAAAAAGCCAACCTTGTGCGCAGTATTGAAGCGGTGATGGATGAGTCTATCGACCAACATGCCACCATTGTTTATCCACCCAATGACCCCGACTCGATACAGGTTACCCGTGCTCATGAAGCTCTGGCCAAAGAGGAAGGCAGCGGGGTGTTATGTACCATTCCCCTGACCGAGGGTGATAAGTTTTTAGGCGCTCTGGTTTTGGAACGCCCCGAAGGCGAGCCCTTTGACAAGGCGACCGTTGAACTCTGTGAGCATGCCGCTTCCTTAATTGGGCCGCTGCTGGAAGCCAAGCGCAAAGATGACCGCTGGATTGGCCAAAAGGTAGGCGAGAGTGCAGGCGCGCAACTGCGCAAATTATATGGCCCTAAACATATGGGGTTGAAGTTTGCCGCGTCATTATTATTGCTGGTGGTGCTGTTTTTCAGTTTTGCCGAAGGCGATTATCGGGTGACAGCGGATGCCCGTCTTGAAGGGACTATTCAACGCTCTATTGCAGTACCGGTTGCAGGCTATATTGTTGATGCGCAAGCCCGGGCGGGGGATATTGTTAAACAGGGTGATTTGCTGTTTAGCCTGGATGATCGAGACCTGCGTCTGGAGCGTTTAAAATGGAAAGGGCAAAAACTTAAAAGCCAGCGCGAATATAGTGAAGCTCAGGCAGATTATGACCGTGCCAAGGCGCAGATAATTACCGCCCAGATTTCTCAGGCCGATGCAGAAATTGCCTTACTGGATGAGCAGCTTGACCGTATTCGGGTGGTTGCCCCCTTTGACAGTTTTATTGTTAGCGGTGATTTAAGTCAGTCGCTGGGGGCTCCGGTGGAACGCGGAGATGTTTTATTTGAAGTGGCGCCACTGGACTCCTACCGGGTTATTCTTGAAGTCGACGAGCGCGATATCGCCGAATTGGCAGAGCAGCAAACGGGTAAATTGGTGCTCAGCAGTGCGCCGGAAGATGTACTGATGGTTACGGTAAAAAAAATCACTCCGTTGTCCAGTGCCGAAGAGGGTAGAAACTACTTTCGAGTGGAGGCTAGTTTAGATAGCGATGTCACACCTTTATTCAGGCCCGGTATGGAAGGGGTTGCAAAAATAGAGATAGAGCAGCGCAAACTGATCTGGATCTGGACCTATAAAATTACCCATTGGATTCGAATGTTTTTCTGGTCCTGGTGGCCCTGA